CGCGTCGGCATCGGCGCCGATGCGCAGCGCGCCGGCCTCGTCCATGCGCTGGGCGATGTCGGCGAAGTTGTGCAGGTGCGGACCGGTGACGACCGCCACGCCGAGCGCCGCCGGCTCGAGCAGGTTGTGCCCGCCCACGGCCTGCAGGCTGCCGCCGACGAAGGCGACCTCGGCGCAGGCGTAGAAGTGCACCAGTTCGCCCAGGGTGTCGATCACGAACACGTCGTCGCCGCCGTCGGGCCACTGGGTCAGCTTGCGCGTGGCCACGCGCCATCCCGCCTCGACGCAGGCCTGCGCGACGGGCCGGAAGCGTTCCGGGTGCCGCGGCGCCCACAGCAGCAGCAGGTCCGGCCAGCGCGCGCGCAGCCGACGGTGCATGGCGATCACCGCGGCCTCCTCTTCGGGGTGGGTGCTGGCGGCGATCCAGGCCCGGCGCCCGCCGCTGTGGGTGGCGAAGGCGGCCGCCGTGCGGCGCGCGGTTCCGTCGATGCGGATGTCGAACTTGAGGTTGCCGAGCACCGACACCGCCTCCTGGTGCGCGCCGAGCAGGACGAAGCGCCCGGCGTCGGCATCCGACTGCGCGGCAACCCCGGCCAGCGTGCGCAGCGCGCGCCCGACCAGCGGACGTAGCGCGCGGTAGCCACGCAGCGAACGCTCTGACAGCCGCGCGTTGACCAGGTAGGCGGGCACGCCGTGGTCGCGGCAGCAGAACAGCAGGTTCGGCCAGAGTTCGGTTTCCAGCACCAGGGCCAGCCGCGGGCGGAAGTGCGCCAGGAAGCGGCGCACCGCGCCCGAGAGGTCGTATGGCAGGTAGACGTGCTCGACGCGGTCGCCCCAGAGCGCGCGCACGCGCATCGATCCGGTCGGGGTGATGGTGGTGACCAGCAGGCGCAGGTCCGGCCGCTCCTCGAGCAGCGCGTTGACCAGCGGCGCGGCGGCGTTGACCTCGCCCACGGAGACCGCGTGCACCCAGATGCAGCCGTCCAGCGGCGGCGTGCGGTAGGCGGCGTAGCGCTCGCCCCAGCGCTCGAGGTATTCGGCCTGGCGGAAGCCGCGCCAGATCAGGTGGTAGACGGTGACCGGCGCCAGCACATACAGCATGGCCGAGTACAGGCCGCGCAGCAGGCGTTCGACGGCGCGGTCTCGGGGGGGGGCCTCCATGCACCAAGGATAGCGAAGCCGCCGCGGCAGCGGGCGGCCGGTGCCGCGTACGCCGGTAGAATCGAGCCATGACCACCCACGCCGACACACCGCCGCTGGGCCTGCGGAACTGGCCGACCTGGATCGGCATCGGCGCGATGGCGCTGCTGGCGCGCCTGCCCTGGACGCTGCAGCGCGTGCTGGGCCGCGCGATCGGCGTGCTGCTGCAGCGCGTGCTGCCGGCACGCCGCCGCGTGGCCGCGCGCAACCTCGAGCTGTGTTTCCCGGAACTGGACGCGGCCGCGCGCGAGGCGCTGCTGCGCGAGCACTTCGCCGCCATCGGCACCGGCCTGTTCGAGTTCGCGCGCGCCTGGTGGGGCTCGGTGGCGCCGCTGCGGCGCGGCCTGGTGGTCGAAGGCCTGGAACACATGGAGGCCGCGCGCGCCGGCGGCCGCGGCGTGATCGTGGTGAGCGGCCACTTCACCACGCTCGAGGTCTGCGGGCGGCTGATGTGCGACCACGTGCCGCTGGCCGGCATGTACCGCCCGCACGCGCAGCCGGCGATGGAATGGGCGGTGCGTCGCGGACGCATGCGCTATGCCGCCGCGATGTTCCCCAAGCAGGACCTGCGCGGCACGGTGCGCCACCTCAAGCGCGGCGGCCTGCTGTGGTACGCG
The sequence above is a segment of the Luteimonas sp. MC1750 genome. Coding sequences within it:
- the lpxL gene encoding LpxL/LpxP family Kdo(2)-lipid IV(A) lauroyl/palmitoleoyl acyltransferase; translated protein: MTTHADTPPLGLRNWPTWIGIGAMALLARLPWTLQRVLGRAIGVLLQRVLPARRRVAARNLELCFPELDAAAREALLREHFAAIGTGLFEFARAWWGSVAPLRRGLVVEGLEHMEAARAGGRGVIVVSGHFTTLEVCGRLMCDHVPLAGMYRPHAQPAMEWAVRRGRMRYAAAMFPKQDLRGTVRHLKRGGLLWYAPDQDPSRGESVYVPFFGRPANSLASTHQLARMSGAAVLFFQHARRADGGYTLRLFPAAEGFPSRDATADTAEVMAAIETMARAAPAQYLWIHRRFKRQPDGSSAY
- the waaA gene encoding lipid IV(A) 3-deoxy-D-manno-octulosonic acid transferase, which produces MEAPPRDRAVERLLRGLYSAMLYVLAPVTVYHLIWRGFRQAEYLERWGERYAAYRTPPLDGCIWVHAVSVGEVNAAAPLVNALLEERPDLRLLVTTITPTGSMRVRALWGDRVEHVYLPYDLSGAVRRFLAHFRPRLALVLETELWPNLLFCCRDHGVPAYLVNARLSERSLRGYRALRPLVGRALRTLAGVAAQSDADAGRFVLLGAHQEAVSVLGNLKFDIRIDGTARRTAAAFATHSGGRRAWIAASTHPEEEAAVIAMHRRLRARWPDLLLLWAPRHPERFRPVAQACVEAGWRVATRKLTQWPDGGDDVFVIDTLGELVHFYACAEVAFVGGSLQAVGGHNLLEPAALGVAVVTGPHLHNFADIAQRMDEAGALRIGADADAVVAELDALLGDEAARAAMVVEGQRLVKEGRGALALTLDMIRPALPPA